The proteins below are encoded in one region of Pseudomonas sp. SCB32:
- a CDS encoding OmpP1/FadL family transporter, translated as MVVEKWGGTMRCASVRVCVGVLAGLAASSVMAGSAGFAGIAASANSAETASDNPAGMSRLPEATSTVSVLLGAGLGSFEVDKGKTTTSGGDPNNDISPVLVPQAYYVRPLTDSLHAGISLTIPSGFGSDYGSDWAGRYYSDSYSLVYVAVTPALSWRINEQWSVGASVGINYISSESEVAINTLVPGASDGRLKADLDGVGTNFGLSMLWEMTPKTRFGLVYTSEAKTDIDGKLKFSNQGPVLVDLLNRGVIGDKVKVEQVMPQHIIGGVYHDLDTGGFITADIAWIEFSKFGAASVSLDGDKIDVDDGTYNNIWAGTLGYGFPAIDGLRYTLDAFYVQSPVDDSKRTLALPLDRIWGVGAGVQVDRGDLKSVDLNLHLVDFGKAPVDTGPSAARGRVAGETEHPYALVLSGAYHF; from the coding sequence ATGGTCGTCGAAAAATGGGGGGGAACCATGCGGTGTGCATCGGTGCGGGTGTGCGTGGGTGTATTGGCCGGTTTGGCCGCGTCGTCGGTGATGGCGGGTTCAGCGGGGTTCGCCGGCATTGCAGCCAGCGCAAACAGTGCGGAAACCGCAAGCGATAACCCTGCCGGCATGTCGCGATTGCCGGAGGCCACTTCCACCGTCAGCGTGCTGCTGGGGGCAGGTCTGGGCAGCTTCGAGGTGGACAAGGGGAAAACCACCACCAGTGGCGGTGACCCCAACAACGATATAAGCCCGGTACTGGTTCCCCAGGCCTACTATGTCCGGCCGCTCACAGATTCCCTCCACGCCGGCATCTCGCTCACCATCCCGTCGGGATTCGGTTCGGACTACGGCTCGGACTGGGCCGGACGCTATTACTCCGACAGCTACTCCCTGGTCTACGTCGCCGTGACGCCGGCGCTTTCCTGGCGCATCAACGAGCAGTGGTCGGTCGGTGCTTCGGTGGGCATCAACTACATCTCGTCAGAGTCCGAGGTGGCCATCAATACGCTGGTGCCGGGCGCCTCCGATGGCCGCCTGAAGGCTGACCTCGACGGTGTCGGGACCAACTTCGGACTCTCGATGCTCTGGGAAATGACGCCGAAGACGCGCTTTGGGCTGGTTTATACCAGCGAGGCCAAGACCGATATCGATGGCAAGCTCAAGTTCAGTAACCAGGGGCCCGTGCTGGTCGACTTGCTGAATCGGGGCGTTATCGGTGACAAGGTCAAGGTCGAACAGGTCATGCCGCAGCACATCATTGGCGGCGTGTATCACGATCTGGACACCGGAGGCTTCATCACCGCGGATATCGCCTGGATCGAGTTCTCCAAGTTCGGCGCTGCTTCAGTATCACTGGATGGCGACAAGATCGACGTGGACGACGGCACCTACAACAATATCTGGGCAGGCACGCTGGGCTACGGATTCCCCGCTATCGATGGCCTTCGCTACACGCTGGATGCCTTCTATGTGCAATCCCCGGTCGATGACAGCAAGCGTACGCTGGCGTTGCCCCTCGACCGAATCTGGGGCGTGGGAGCGGGTGTCCAGGTCGATCGCGGCGACCTGAAGTCCGTCGATCTCAACCTGCACCTGGTCGACTTCGGGAAGGCCCCTGTCGATACTGGCCCATCCGCCGCGCGAGGAAGGGTGGCAGGCGAGACCGAGCATCCTTATGCCCTGGTACTCTCCGGGGCTTACCACTTCTAG
- a CDS encoding amidohydrolase — protein sequence MSKFKAYVQQWIDEHRQQLSDWHQVIWHFAEPAFREYKSCAWYVELLRKEGFTVEEGSGGMPTAFLATFSNGEGPVLATYAEYDAVPGNCQAAATKPMPREGLSKYAPGHTDPHSALGMSALGGVLAAKAAMLEFGIQGTIKFFGEPAEKLRASKPVHAAKGYYDDIDAAVSFHPTYMLPLNNTTTWDTHCGIAYSYIYTFTCEDPQNWIAADRYSPIPQNHLAARAPGANDALVHFYTLNESLRRSTLPFTGLWSFNEAILTAGQATADNLPPHISQIQYLLRCDSIEQAETISTVMDNNAAAAALATGCKWKKTWVCKSRGGLANHVLAQACYDNLAQIGAPTWGEAAIAVAREIQTNLGLEPMDEPFLPATEALIEPQECERQLRLQMPAWQKYLTSDDYPEYTWHCPTVRLYVARPMLSAPAGFTYPDWVSNALGGIRETIDPMIDVASKTIGSTLIELFTEPELLAAATREFDERTGGGIGGTQWQAPLLPKDFQVPHRFRWPEYIRTVRGEEWWIPARDDE from the coding sequence ATGTCGAAATTCAAGGCCTACGTCCAGCAGTGGATCGACGAGCACCGCCAGCAGCTGTCCGACTGGCACCAGGTGATCTGGCATTTCGCCGAGCCGGCGTTCCGTGAGTACAAGTCCTGCGCCTGGTACGTGGAACTGCTGCGCAAGGAAGGCTTCACGGTGGAAGAGGGCAGCGGCGGCATGCCCACCGCCTTCCTCGCCACCTTCAGCAATGGCGAAGGCCCGGTGCTCGCCACCTACGCCGAGTACGATGCGGTGCCCGGCAACTGCCAGGCGGCGGCGACCAAGCCGATGCCGCGCGAGGGCCTGTCGAAGTACGCGCCGGGCCATACCGACCCGCACTCGGCACTGGGCATGAGCGCCCTGGGCGGCGTGCTGGCGGCCAAGGCGGCGATGCTGGAGTTCGGCATCCAGGGCACCATCAAGTTCTTCGGCGAGCCGGCGGAAAAGCTCCGTGCCTCCAAGCCGGTGCATGCCGCCAAGGGTTACTACGACGACATCGACGCGGCCGTCAGCTTCCACCCCACCTACATGCTGCCGCTGAACAACACCACCACCTGGGACACCCACTGCGGCATCGCCTACTCGTACATCTACACCTTCACCTGCGAAGACCCGCAGAACTGGATCGCCGCCGACCGCTACAGCCCGATCCCGCAGAACCACCTGGCCGCCCGCGCACCGGGCGCCAACGATGCGCTGGTGCACTTCTACACCCTGAATGAGAGCCTGCGCCGCTCGACCCTGCCGTTCACCGGCCTGTGGAGCTTCAACGAAGCCATCCTCACCGCAGGGCAGGCCACCGCCGACAACCTGCCGCCGCACATCTCGCAGATCCAGTACCTGCTGCGCTGCGACTCCATCGAGCAGGCCGAGACCATTTCCACGGTGATGGACAATAACGCCGCCGCCGCCGCGCTGGCCACCGGCTGCAAGTGGAAGAAGACCTGGGTCTGCAAGTCCCGTGGCGGCCTGGCCAACCACGTACTGGCCCAGGCCTGCTACGACAACCTGGCGCAGATCGGCGCGCCGACCTGGGGCGAGGCGGCGATCGCGGTCGCCCGCGAGATCCAGACCAACCTTGGCCTCGAACCGATGGACGAGCCCTTCCTGCCGGCCACCGAAGCGCTCATCGAGCCGCAGGAGTGCGAGCGCCAACTGCGCCTGCAGATGCCGGCCTGGCAGAAGTACCTGACCTCCGATGACTACCCCGAGTACACCTGGCATTGCCCGACCGTGCGCCTCTATGTGGCGCGCCCGATGCTCAGCGCGCCGGCCGGCTTCACCTATCCGGACTGGGTCTCCAACGCCCTGGGCGGCATCCGCGAGACCATCGACCCGATGATCGACGTGGCGTCGAAAACCATCGGCAGCACCCTGATCGAGCTGTTCACCGAGCCGGAACTCCTGGCCGCGGCCACCCGCGAATTCGATGAGCGCACCGGCGGCGGCATCGGTGGCACGCAATGGCAGGCGCCGCTGCTGCCCAAGGACTTCCAGGTACCGCATCGCTTCCGCTGGCCGGAGTACATCCGCACGGTGCGTGGCGAGGAATGGTGGATTCCCGCTCGCGACGACGAGTGA
- a CDS encoding response regulator, translating to MVTPLGFLQRLRLRTRLVLGFGGLLLLAFFLGLYSLNVQRQQNLQINQIYEKEMLGLSHIEAARVALAGMGRNVRQIVLAPDESGKQQALREFNEGKATLREEIEQARPLIYRTSALQGLVRFEGAYEEYQDQVKHVLELNDQRINGGKASDLAASALLSSTALQRPGEVANQALAEVAQIKRAGADLEVNMASERFHRSVQLTFWLLALGLGGGVLFGVLISLSIRRPADLLRFSVDSLSKGELDVEVPFQDYPNEVGELARAITALQSEARQMASQRWVKTQVATLSSEMQSVAGSAELGDRILAALAPPLALRRASVHVHEESSDELVLLGSYAAPPALPRRLPMGQGLIGQCAKQRRPIQLRDPEPALEGEYAPPQFLEVLPLIHGERMVGVLALEVLDGFSPSRRTLLDEFLPLLAMNLEILERTSRTEQLLAETLTQAELMERQASDLQAQKHELESRQQEIQATKAWYQGILESAPDGMLVVEQSGRIILANPKLEVLFGYAQGELLGRSVDELVPEVHRAHHAQLRQGFIVEQGSRQMGRAIADLHGLRKDGSRFSVEIALAPLPDLLGHGVCVCASVRDISERRAMEAALQESEKRLQYILDCSPVSVAIATERQLHLVNPAFNQTFGLRAGDDASGLYVEAAEREAIWSHMRAGERMLEREVRLYDSQGGERDILATYLPIHHHGEFAVLAWLYDITQRKLAEQQMRRAKELAEEATRAKSEFLANMSHEIRTPMNVIIGMSSLALKSGLDARQHNYVKKVHRSAEGLLGIINDILDFSKIEAGMMSVEHVEFRLEDVLEQFSGLVGFKAEEKSLELLFQLSHDLPTALVGDPLRLGQVLLNLGNNAVKFTDHGEIVLGIEPAAVDDDETELHFWVRDTGIGMTAEQCGRMFQSFIQADSSTSRRYGGTGLGLSISKSLVELMGGRIWVDSEPGKGSVFHFHACFGSHTAALPRRMLRADELLGVRALVVDDNASAREILSGMALSYGLEVDIARNGIEALDWVSDAERQGLPYQLILVDWQMPGMDGIEVVARLREGHCECVPAVIMVTAFGRDEAMDAAQERGVDLGTVLTKPVTPSTLLEAINVALGKESTAEPRSRERDSAAAEALAAVAGSRVLLVEDNELNQELALELLGDAGIEVVLAGNGQEALDRLVADQNFDCVLMDCQMPVLDGYAATRALRRRPELSTLPVIAMTANNMAGDREEALLAGMNDHISKPIDPPAMFLTLSRWLASDQTVGTTAVEASEVEPEDVSLPGIDMQAGLATCSGKQSLYDRLLRRFQSGYRDFVAQFQAIDGQGDPTAERRAAHSLRGAAANIGALALAGVAAALEEGCRTELPAERIAGLLADVGAELDRVQSGLARFLGSPEAESTAGSVDQGQAPVLMRQLRDLLMSSDTRAEEVVSQLCSLYRGREEVSVLRELATAIEDFDYDLALERLGQMQGVSS from the coding sequence ATGGTGACACCGCTCGGCTTTCTTCAACGTCTGCGACTGCGTACCCGCCTGGTGCTGGGTTTTGGCGGACTGCTGCTGTTGGCGTTCTTCCTCGGTTTGTACAGCCTGAACGTGCAGCGCCAGCAGAACCTGCAGATCAACCAGATCTACGAGAAGGAAATGCTCGGCCTCTCGCACATCGAGGCCGCCCGTGTCGCGTTGGCGGGCATGGGGCGCAACGTCAGGCAGATCGTGCTGGCCCCCGACGAGAGCGGCAAGCAACAGGCGCTCCGGGAATTCAACGAGGGCAAGGCGACCCTGCGCGAGGAAATCGAGCAGGCGCGCCCGCTCATCTACCGCACGAGTGCCCTGCAGGGGCTGGTGCGTTTCGAGGGCGCCTACGAGGAATACCAGGACCAGGTGAAGCACGTCCTGGAGTTGAACGACCAGCGCATCAACGGCGGCAAGGCCAGTGACCTTGCGGCTAGCGCCTTGCTCTCGTCCACGGCGTTGCAGCGTCCCGGCGAGGTGGCCAACCAGGCGTTGGCCGAGGTCGCCCAGATCAAGCGCGCGGGCGCCGATCTGGAAGTGAACATGGCCTCGGAGCGTTTTCACCGCAGCGTCCAGCTGACCTTCTGGCTGCTGGCGCTGGGGCTGGGCGGTGGCGTGCTGTTCGGCGTACTGATCAGCCTGTCGATCCGCCGCCCGGCCGATCTGCTGCGTTTTTCGGTCGATTCGCTGAGCAAGGGGGAGCTGGACGTCGAAGTACCGTTCCAGGACTACCCCAACGAAGTCGGTGAGCTGGCGCGGGCGATCACCGCCTTGCAGTCCGAGGCCCGGCAGATGGCCAGCCAGCGCTGGGTGAAGACCCAGGTGGCGACCCTGAGCAGCGAGATGCAGTCCGTCGCCGGCTCGGCGGAGCTGGGTGACCGGATTCTGGCGGCGTTGGCGCCGCCCCTGGCACTGCGACGCGCCTCGGTGCATGTTCACGAGGAGTCCAGCGATGAGCTGGTATTGCTGGGCAGCTACGCGGCGCCTCCCGCGCTGCCCCGGCGTTTGCCCATGGGGCAGGGGCTGATCGGGCAGTGTGCGAAGCAGCGGCGGCCGATCCAGCTGCGCGATCCCGAGCCCGCCCTGGAGGGTGAATACGCGCCACCGCAGTTCCTTGAAGTGCTGCCGCTGATACACGGCGAGCGCATGGTCGGCGTGCTTGCACTGGAGGTTCTGGATGGCTTCAGCCCGAGCCGGCGGACGCTGCTCGACGAGTTCCTGCCGTTGCTCGCCATGAACCTGGAAATCCTCGAACGCACCTCGCGCACCGAGCAGCTGCTGGCGGAAACCCTCACCCAGGCCGAGTTGATGGAGCGCCAGGCGTCCGATCTTCAGGCACAGAAGCACGAGCTGGAATCCCGGCAGCAGGAAATCCAGGCGACCAAGGCCTGGTACCAGGGCATCCTCGAATCGGCGCCGGACGGCATGCTGGTGGTGGAACAGAGCGGCCGGATCATCCTGGCCAACCCCAAGCTGGAAGTCCTCTTCGGCTATGCCCAGGGCGAACTGCTCGGGCGCTCGGTGGACGAACTGGTGCCCGAGGTTCATCGCGCCCATCATGCGCAACTACGCCAGGGGTTCATTGTGGAACAGGGCAGCCGGCAGATGGGACGAGCCATCGCCGACCTGCATGGCCTGCGCAAGGACGGCAGCCGCTTCTCGGTGGAGATCGCCCTGGCGCCGCTGCCGGACCTGCTCGGCCACGGCGTCTGCGTGTGCGCCTCGGTGCGCGACATCAGCGAGCGGCGCGCCATGGAAGCGGCCCTGCAGGAAAGCGAGAAACGCCTGCAGTACATCCTCGACTGCAGCCCGGTCAGTGTCGCCATCGCCACCGAGCGGCAGCTGCACCTGGTCAACCCGGCCTTCAACCAGACCTTCGGGCTCAGGGCTGGCGACGATGCCAGCGGGCTCTATGTCGAGGCTGCCGAGCGCGAAGCGATCTGGAGCCATATGCGGGCCGGCGAGCGGATGCTTGAACGCGAAGTGCGCCTGTACGACAGCCAGGGCGGGGAACGGGACATCCTGGCGACCTACCTGCCGATCCATCACCACGGCGAATTCGCCGTGCTGGCCTGGCTGTACGACATCACCCAGCGCAAGCTGGCCGAGCAGCAGATGCGTCGCGCCAAGGAGCTGGCCGAGGAGGCGACGCGGGCCAAGAGCGAGTTCCTGGCCAACATGAGCCATGAGATTCGCACGCCGATGAACGTCATCATCGGCATGAGCAGCCTGGCCCTGAAAAGCGGGCTGGATGCGCGGCAGCACAACTACGTGAAGAAGGTGCACCGCTCCGCCGAAGGGCTGCTCGGCATCATCAACGACATTCTCGACTTCTCGAAGATCGAGGCCGGGATGATGTCGGTGGAGCACGTCGAGTTCCGTCTGGAGGATGTGCTCGAACAGTTCTCCGGCCTGGTCGGCTTCAAGGCGGAGGAGAAGTCCCTGGAGCTGCTGTTCCAGCTCAGCCACGACCTGCCCACCGCGTTGGTGGGCGATCCGCTGCGCCTGGGCCAGGTGCTGCTCAACCTGGGCAACAACGCGGTGAAGTTCACCGATCACGGGGAGATCGTCCTCGGCATAGAGCCGGCGGCGGTCGACGACGACGAGACGGAGTTGCACTTCTGGGTCCGCGACACCGGTATCGGCATGACCGCCGAGCAGTGCGGGCGCATGTTCCAGTCCTTCATTCAGGCCGATTCCTCGACCTCGCGGCGTTACGGCGGCACCGGCCTGGGACTGTCGATTTCCAAGAGCCTGGTGGAGCTGATGGGCGGACGGATCTGGGTCGACAGCGAGCCGGGCAAGGGCTCGGTGTTCCACTTCCATGCGTGCTTCGGCTCTCACACAGCCGCATTGCCCCGGCGCATGCTGCGCGCGGATGAGCTGCTCGGCGTGCGGGCGCTGGTGGTCGACGACAATGCCTCGGCTCGCGAGATTCTCTCGGGCATGGCGCTGAGCTACGGGCTTGAAGTGGACATCGCGCGCAATGGCATCGAAGCGCTGGACTGGGTAAGCGATGCCGAACGGCAGGGGCTGCCGTATCAGCTCATCCTGGTGGATTGGCAGATGCCGGGCATGGATGGCATCGAAGTCGTCGCGCGGCTGCGGGAGGGCCATTGCGAGTGCGTGCCGGCGGTGATCATGGTGACGGCCTTCGGTCGCGATGAAGCCATGGATGCCGCGCAGGAACGTGGCGTCGATCTGGGCACTGTGCTGACCAAACCGGTAACGCCCTCGACCCTGCTGGAAGCGATCAACGTCGCCCTGGGCAAGGAAAGCACCGCTGAGCCGCGCAGCCGCGAACGGGACAGCGCCGCCGCCGAGGCCCTGGCCGCGGTGGCGGGTAGCCGTGTGCTGCTGGTGGAAGACAACGAGCTGAACCAGGAGCTTGCCCTGGAGCTGCTGGGCGATGCCGGCATCGAGGTGGTGCTGGCCGGCAATGGCCAGGAGGCGCTCGATCGCCTGGTGGCCGACCAGAACTTCGACTGCGTGCTGATGGATTGCCAGATGCCGGTACTCGACGGCTATGCGGCGACCCGCGCGCTGCGCCGGCGACCGGAACTGAGCACGCTGCCGGTCATCGCGATGACCGCCAACAACATGGCCGGCGACCGGGAAGAGGCGCTGCTGGCCGGCATGAACGACCACATCTCCAAGCCGATCGACCCGCCGGCGATGTTCCTCACCTTGTCCCGCTGGCTGGCCTCTGATCAAACGGTGGGGACGACGGCGGTGGAGGCGAGCGAAGTGGAGCCTGAGGACGTCAGCCTGCCGGGCATCGACATGCAGGCGGGCCTGGCGACCTGCTCCGGAAAGCAGTCGCTCTACGACCGGTTGCTGCGCCGCTTCCAGAGCGGCTACCGCGACTTCGTCGCGCAGTTCCAGGCCATCGATGGGCAGGGCGACCCGACGGCGGAGCGCCGTGCCGCCCATTCGCTGCGCGGCGCGGCTGCCAATATCGGCGCCCTGGCGTTGGCCGGGGTTGCGGCAGCCTTGGAGGAGGGCTGTCGCACGGAGCTGCCGGCAGAGCGTATCGCAGGCTTGCTGGCGGATGTGGGGGCCGAGCTGGACCGCGTGCAGAGTGGGCTTGCGCGCTTCCTCGGCAGCCCCGAGGCGGAGTCCACCGCCGGGAGCGTGGATCAGGGCCAGGCACCGGTCCTGATGCGCCAGTTGCGGGACCTGCTGATGAGCAGCGATACCCGCGCGGAAGAGGTCGTCAGCCAGCTCTGCAGCCTCTATCGGGGCCGCGAGGAGGTGTCCGTCCTGCGCGAGCTGGCCACGGCCATCGAAGACTTCGACTACGACCTGGCGCTGGAGCGTCTCGGGCAGATGCAGGGCGTCAGCTCATGA
- a CDS encoding two-component system response regulator, with product MNVPGPVVRPTILIVDDTPENLTLLTDLLKVLYRVKAARNGEKALQIATSDEPPDLILLDVMMPGMSGFEVCQRLREQPNTRHIPVIFITSQGATDDEVRGLELGAVDYLTKPINPPTVLMRVDNQLRIKAANDFLRDQNEFLEQEVQRRTREVAAIQDVTILAMASLAETRDNETGNHIRRTQHYISALAEHLQRHPRFAAELDEETRHLLFKSAPLHDIGKVGIPDHILLKPGRLTAAEFELMKRHTTLGLEALQTAEERLGMDVPFLRLAKQIAYGHHEKWDGSGYPQGLAGDAIPLAARLMAVADVYDALISRRVYKVGMPHEGAVEYIRAQRGLHFDPDIVDAFITLQDEFHSIAERFGDSDSDLAGRT from the coding sequence ATGAATGTACCTGGTCCCGTTGTCAGGCCGACGATCCTGATCGTCGACGATACGCCCGAAAACCTGACGCTGCTGACGGATCTGCTCAAGGTCCTGTACCGGGTCAAGGCTGCCCGGAACGGTGAGAAGGCCTTGCAGATTGCCACCTCCGACGAGCCGCCGGATCTCATCCTGCTGGATGTGATGATGCCGGGCATGAGCGGCTTCGAGGTTTGCCAGCGCCTGCGCGAACAGCCGAACACGCGGCACATCCCGGTCATCTTCATCACCTCCCAGGGCGCCACCGACGACGAGGTGCGTGGCCTGGAGCTCGGCGCGGTGGACTACCTCACAAAGCCGATCAATCCGCCGACCGTGCTGATGCGCGTGGACAACCAGCTGCGCATCAAGGCCGCCAACGACTTCCTGCGCGACCAGAACGAATTCCTCGAACAGGAGGTGCAGCGGCGCACCCGCGAGGTGGCGGCCATTCAGGACGTCACCATCCTGGCCATGGCCTCCCTGGCCGAAACCCGTGACAACGAAACCGGCAACCACATCCGCCGCACGCAGCACTACATCAGCGCCCTGGCCGAGCACTTGCAGCGGCACCCGCGCTTCGCCGCCGAGCTGGACGAGGAAACCCGCCATCTGCTGTTCAAGTCGGCGCCGCTGCACGACATCGGCAAGGTCGGCATCCCGGACCACATCCTGCTCAAGCCCGGTCGCCTCACGGCCGCGGAGTTCGAGCTGATGAAGCGGCACACCACGCTGGGGCTCGAGGCCCTGCAGACGGCGGAGGAGCGTCTGGGCATGGATGTTCCCTTCCTCCGGCTGGCCAAGCAGATCGCCTACGGTCACCACGAGAAGTGGGACGGTTCGGGCTATCCCCAGGGCCTGGCCGGCGATGCGATTCCGCTGGCGGCACGCTTGATGGCGGTCGCCGATGTCTACGATGCGCTGATCAGCCGGCGCGTCTACAAGGTCGGGATGCCCCATGAAGGCGCCGTGGAGTACATCCGGGCGCAGCGCGGCCTGCATTTCGACCCGGACATCGTCGACGCCTTCATCACCTTGCAGGACGAGTTCCATAGCATCGCCGAGCGTTTCGGCGACAGCGATAGCGATCTGGCCGGGCGGACCTGA
- a CDS encoding AAA family ATPase: MPLLFAIMVFTMLFQFIENHWPQPPLISSLLSSLRALAWYLAAAALLGWLLLLLGWLHFHERLPTALQSRLLMDILDRLTNKQALEEGLEQQESAIFIDAKSLAAALKQRIIGQDAVCDDIAAQIRRRLALSQRGKPVGVFLLAGPPGTGKTYLAKVLAKELERPLLHFDMTQFAAGSHSLSQLLGMNKGYVGSDTYGKLTAGLQDSPNAVVLLDEIEKAHPDILKAFLTAWNDGFITERSDSNQVSTTSAIFVLTSNAGTKRLSEISEQYAQDPDALREAAVNTLREASFAPEVLNRLDRIFVFQPFKGLDIARVTALEIEEMIHGYGLEVADQGIDPNIILLLMKRYQKLGKLGSSRDLIRAIEEQLADSLIEAKKTGVMKVELFLDEEQGFSARATPGQDSRN, from the coding sequence ATGCCACTGCTGTTCGCGATCATGGTGTTCACGATGCTCTTCCAGTTCATCGAGAACCACTGGCCTCAGCCACCGCTCATTTCCTCCCTGCTGTCGAGCCTTCGCGCATTGGCCTGGTACCTGGCCGCCGCGGCGCTGCTCGGCTGGCTGCTCCTGCTGCTGGGATGGCTGCACTTTCACGAACGACTGCCAACCGCTCTGCAATCGAGGCTCCTCATGGACATACTGGACAGACTCACCAACAAGCAGGCGCTGGAAGAAGGGCTGGAGCAACAGGAAAGCGCGATCTTCATCGACGCCAAGAGCCTGGCCGCCGCGCTCAAGCAGCGGATCATCGGCCAGGATGCCGTCTGCGATGACATCGCCGCGCAGATACGTCGACGCCTGGCACTGTCCCAGCGAGGCAAGCCCGTGGGGGTATTCCTGCTGGCGGGCCCGCCGGGCACCGGGAAGACCTACCTGGCCAAGGTCCTTGCCAAGGAGCTGGAGCGCCCGCTTCTGCACTTCGACATGACCCAGTTCGCCGCCGGCAGCCACTCTCTGTCGCAACTTCTGGGCATGAACAAGGGCTACGTGGGCTCCGACACCTACGGCAAACTGACCGCCGGCCTGCAGGACAGCCCCAACGCCGTGGTGCTGCTGGACGAAATCGAGAAGGCCCACCCCGACATACTCAAGGCCTTCCTGACGGCCTGGAACGACGGCTTCATCACCGAACGCTCCGACAGCAATCAGGTCTCCACCACCTCGGCCATCTTCGTCCTCACCAGCAATGCCGGTACCAAACGCCTCAGCGAGATCTCCGAGCAGTACGCGCAGGACCCGGATGCGCTGCGCGAAGCCGCGGTGAACACACTGCGCGAGGCGAGCTTCGCCCCCGAGGTGCTCAACCGGCTGGACCGGATCTTCGTCTTCCAGCCGTTCAAGGGGCTCGACATCGCCCGGGTCACGGCGCTGGAAATCGAAGAGATGATCCACGGCTACGGACTGGAAGTCGCCGACCAGGGTATCGACCCCAACATCATCCTGCTGCTCATGAAGCGTTACCAGAAGCTTGGCAAGCTCGGCTCCTCCCGCGACCTGATCCGGGCCATCGAGGAACAACTGGCCGACTCCCTGATCGAGGCCAAGAAGACCGGAGTGATGAAGGTAGAGCTGTTCCTCGATGAGGAGCAGGGTTTCTCGGCACGAGCGACTCCCGGCCAGGACTCCCGGAACTGA
- a CDS encoding SRPBCC family protein — protein sequence MAKATAYIDLNTDADKVWQLIGGFDSLPGWLPFIPQSALSEGGRVRTLKSIAGDTIIERLLDFNEAGRTYSYTILQGPAPVRDYQSTLRVVAGSNGKGARVEWFGSFTPEGISDADAIALFTGIYVDGLAALKQHLEG from the coding sequence ATGGCCAAGGCCACTGCATACATCGATCTCAACACCGACGCCGACAAGGTCTGGCAACTGATCGGCGGCTTCGACTCGCTGCCCGGCTGGCTGCCCTTCATTCCGCAGAGCGCCCTCAGCGAAGGCGGTCGCGTGCGCACCCTGAAGAGCATCGCCGGCGACACCATCATCGAGCGTCTGCTGGACTTCAACGAAGCCGGCCGCACCTACAGCTACACCATCCTCCAGGGCCCGGCGCCGGTGCGCGACTACCAGTCGACCCTGCGCGTAGTGGCAGGCAGCAATGGCAAGGGCGCCCGCGTGGAATGGTTCGGCTCGTTCACCCCCGAAGGCATCAGCGATGCGGATGCCATCGCGCTGTTCACCGGCATCTATGTCGATGGCCTGGCGGCGCTGAAGCAACACCTGGAAGGCTGA
- a CDS encoding LysR substrate-binding domain-containing protein, whose product MHYPSMTALRALDAVARLGSVSAAATELNLTRSAVSHRIATLEERLGFALTERTGRGIRLTYRGERYARDVRRILAEVQLAGTSFDEQQVIGRLCVSCNPGFATYWLCQHLGDFLTQYPQVQLHVVTPRTPQDTRAAEADLFIAYGTGDWPNQIVEPIVALHFFPVCSPRLLNARNGLKVPADLSGHTLLHMNDLADWRLWLGAVGARDIEFTSGVLFADATSTIAACIAGQGVAIGDNLLSGDSLSRGLLVRPFDITIQSNRGYYLVTDPVKAERAVVKAFSEWLKARVTATTQSAIDLDQPPLDFPKENA is encoded by the coding sequence ATGCACTACCCCTCGATGACCGCCCTGCGTGCGCTGGACGCCGTGGCCCGGCTGGGCAGCGTCTCCGCCGCTGCCACCGAGCTGAACCTCACCCGCAGCGCGGTAAGCCATCGCATCGCGACCCTGGAGGAGCGCCTGGGCTTCGCCCTCACCGAGCGCACCGGGCGCGGCATACGCCTTACCTACCGGGGCGAGCGCTATGCCCGCGACGTGCGGCGCATCCTCGCCGAGGTGCAACTGGCCGGCACCAGCTTCGACGAGCAGCAGGTCATCGGCCGCCTGTGTGTCAGTTGCAATCCGGGGTTCGCCACCTACTGGCTGTGCCAGCACCTGGGCGACTTCCTCACGCAATACCCGCAGGTACAACTGCACGTGGTCACGCCCCGAACGCCGCAGGACACCCGCGCGGCGGAGGCCGATCTGTTCATTGCCTACGGCACCGGCGACTGGCCGAACCAGATCGTCGAACCCATAGTCGCCCTGCACTTCTTCCCGGTCTGCAGCCCTCGGCTGCTCAACGCCCGCAACGGCCTGAAGGTCCCAGCGGACCTTTCCGGCCATACCCTGCTGCACATGAACGACCTCGCCGACTGGCGTCTCTGGCTGGGCGCCGTGGGCGCGCGGGACATCGAGTTTACCTCGGGCGTGCTGTTCGCCGATGCCACCAGCACCATCGCCGCCTGCATCGCCGGCCAGGGCGTGGCCATCGGCGACAACCTGCTCAGCGGCGATTCCCTGAGCCGTGGCCTGCTGGTGCGCCCCTTCGACATCACCATCCAGTCCAACCGTGGCTATTACCTGGTGACCGACCCGGTGAAGGCCGAACGCGCCGTGGTGAAAGCCTTCAGCGAATGGCTCAAGGCGCGTGTCACCGCCACCACCCAGAGCGCCATCGACCTGGATCAGCCGCCGCTGGACTTCCCCAAGGAGAATGCGTGA